The Listeria sp. PSOL-1 genome includes a region encoding these proteins:
- a CDS encoding cell division protein FtsQ/DivIB — MAENKKIVSIEKRIPELRKYRKKKLVRHLAILIGFFAILILITLYFLSPFSKVGGIYVNGTKQLTENEVRAESGIKEKQFVFAINNKKVSQTLQKNKLIKKAEVKKEGINHYQINITENNTIGYQQKGALYYDILENGYLMNSRARKFPIGNQMIFVGFKNGETLKAMVKELKQLPEDVKQAISEIHLQPEKNDKERILLYMNDGNKVSATISSFAEKMKYYPSIVGQLKPGQKGTIDLEVGSYFQSYYKQNQENKEQEKKK, encoded by the coding sequence ATGGCTGAAAATAAAAAGATCGTTTCCATCGAAAAGCGCATCCCGGAATTAAGGAAATATCGCAAAAAAAAGCTCGTTCGCCATCTTGCCATTTTAATCGGTTTCTTTGCTATTTTAATTTTGATTACATTGTATTTCTTATCGCCTTTTAGTAAAGTGGGCGGCATTTATGTTAATGGAACAAAACAATTGACAGAAAATGAAGTTCGCGCAGAAAGTGGTATCAAAGAAAAGCAATTTGTTTTCGCCATTAACAATAAGAAAGTAAGTCAAACATTACAAAAAAATAAGTTAATTAAAAAAGCTGAAGTCAAAAAAGAAGGGATTAATCATTATCAGATTAATATTACTGAAAACAATACGATCGGCTATCAGCAAAAAGGCGCTTTATACTATGATATTTTAGAAAATGGCTATTTAATGAATTCGCGTGCACGCAAGTTTCCAATTGGGAATCAAATGATTTTCGTGGGTTTTAAAAATGGTGAAACGCTTAAAGCGATGGTGAAAGAATTGAAACAACTACCAGAAGATGTGAAACAAGCTATTTCAGAAATCCATTTACAACCAGAAAAAAATGATAAGGAGCGCATTTTACTTTACATGAATGACGGGAATAAAGTTTCTGCTACTATTTCTTCTTTTGCTGAAAAGATGAAATATTACCCGTCAATTGTTGGCCAATTAAAGCCTGGACAAAAAGGTACGATTGACTTAGAGGTAGGCTCATATTTCCAAAGCTATTACAAACAAAATCAAGAAAATAAAGAGCAGGAAAAAAAGAAGTAA